The Endozoicomonas montiporae CL-33 genome contains a region encoding:
- the mnmC gene encoding bifunctional tRNA (5-methylaminomethyl-2-thiouridine)(34)-methyltransferase MnmD/FAD-dependent 5-carboxymethylaminomethyl-2-thiouridine(34) oxidoreductase MnmC has product MSTSDNIKTTHARLEWRENGQPVSSQYNDIYFSTQSGVEETVHTFIKPNQLPERFTGLSTGECFTIAETGFGTGLSFLCAWQLFDDLAVNGARLHFISTEKHPLQRQDFQRALSLWPLLKKQTSELTGIYQPACQGQQHFVFAGGRVRLTLLIGEVQDTLPDLYGSVDAWFLDGFSPSKNPDMWSINLFEIMAQKSHEQTTFATFTAARMVRDGLTRSGFNVEKASGYGKKRDMLFGQFRHTTSLSSVRPEWQLPKATAVQQQHAVIIGGGLAGTSTARSLAQRGWQVTLLEQHPQLAAEASGNPQGIIYAKLSPHHTPLSRFILQGYLYSINLLNQLNDHQSPFWYQTGVIQFPTSEKELNRYQALAEQLPKDLLYMAGAEQIETLSGFSIHHEGLVFPEAGWVKPAEFCHSLSDHPAIKIKTGHNVSSLEKDDNEWILLNEQGKEIIRSEVVVVAAGTHCRKLSVLEHLPVKAIRGQITQLAQTDNSRRLSACLCSEGYIAPAAGNEHTLGATFDFNDSCQSVRSGDHQRNIAMLADRFPGVFSAFNENSSNPVITGGRTAFRCTTPDYLPLVGPVINRDAFLHTFAALQKNAKTLIDGKPEYLPGLYINTGHGSRGLVTAPLSGEVIASMICGDSNVVEYSLLEALNPTRFLIRDVIKGNVQVNGKSN; this is encoded by the coding sequence ATGAGCACATCAGATAATATCAAGACGACTCATGCCCGGCTGGAATGGCGTGAAAACGGACAACCCGTTTCCAGCCAGTACAATGACATTTACTTTTCCACCCAGTCCGGGGTGGAAGAGACGGTTCATACCTTTATAAAGCCCAACCAACTGCCTGAACGCTTTACCGGGCTGAGTACCGGTGAGTGTTTCACCATTGCTGAAACAGGGTTTGGCACCGGACTCAGTTTTTTATGTGCCTGGCAGTTGTTTGATGATCTGGCTGTCAATGGTGCCCGCCTGCACTTTATCAGTACTGAAAAACACCCATTGCAGCGGCAGGATTTTCAGCGGGCACTGAGTCTCTGGCCACTATTAAAGAAGCAAACGTCAGAGCTGACTGGCATTTACCAGCCCGCCTGTCAGGGACAACAGCACTTTGTATTTGCCGGTGGACGCGTCCGCCTTACCCTGCTGATTGGTGAAGTACAGGACACACTGCCCGATTTGTACGGCAGCGTCGATGCCTGGTTTCTGGACGGATTTTCCCCTTCCAAAAACCCCGACATGTGGAGCATCAACCTGTTCGAAATCATGGCACAAAAAAGCCATGAACAGACCACCTTCGCTACCTTCACAGCTGCCAGAATGGTACGGGATGGCCTTACCCGGTCAGGATTCAATGTAGAAAAAGCCTCTGGCTATGGAAAAAAACGGGATATGCTCTTTGGGCAGTTCCGACATACCACAAGCCTTTCCAGCGTTCGGCCTGAATGGCAGCTCCCAAAGGCGACTGCCGTACAACAGCAGCATGCTGTCATCATTGGCGGAGGTCTGGCAGGCACCTCTACTGCCCGGTCGCTCGCACAGCGAGGCTGGCAGGTAACCCTGCTGGAACAGCACCCACAGCTGGCAGCCGAAGCCTCCGGAAATCCACAGGGCATTATCTATGCCAAACTGTCACCTCATCACACGCCACTGAGCCGGTTCATCCTGCAAGGTTATCTATACAGTATCAACCTGCTGAACCAGTTAAACGACCATCAGTCGCCATTCTGGTATCAGACCGGTGTCATTCAGTTCCCAACCTCCGAAAAAGAGCTTAATCGTTATCAGGCACTGGCAGAGCAGCTCCCGAAAGACCTGCTGTATATGGCTGGTGCTGAACAGATAGAAACATTAAGCGGTTTCAGCATACATCATGAAGGACTTGTGTTCCCTGAAGCGGGCTGGGTCAAACCCGCTGAATTCTGCCATTCTCTGTCTGACCACCCAGCCATTAAGATCAAAACAGGACACAATGTTTCCTCCCTTGAGAAAGACGACAACGAGTGGATACTCCTCAACGAACAGGGTAAAGAAATCATCCGCTCAGAAGTGGTTGTTGTCGCAGCAGGCACCCATTGCCGCAAACTATCGGTACTTGAGCATCTGCCTGTCAAAGCGATACGTGGACAAATCACTCAGCTAGCACAAACCGACAACAGTCGCCGATTATCTGCCTGCCTATGCAGTGAAGGGTATATTGCGCCAGCCGCCGGGAACGAGCACACGCTGGGAGCGACTTTTGACTTTAACGACAGTTGCCAATCCGTTCGCAGCGGCGATCATCAGCGCAATATCGCCATGCTCGCCGACCGGTTCCCCGGTGTTTTTTCTGCCTTTAATGAAAACTCATCCAATCCGGTCATTACCGGAGGGCGAACAGCCTTTCGCTGCACAACCCCTGACTACCTGCCTCTGGTCGGTCCCGTCATTAACAGGGATGCATTTCTCCATACATTCGCAGCTTTACAAAAGAATGCCAAAACCCTCATTGATGGCAAGCCTGAATACCTGCCAGGGCTGTATATCAACACCGGACACGGCTCAAGAGGACTGGTTACAGCACCATTGTCCGGTGAAGTGATTGCCTCCATGATCTGCGGTGACAGTAACGTTGTCGAATACTCACTGCTGGAAGCACTCAATCCAACCCGGTTTCTCATCAGGGATGTGATCAAAGGCAATGTTCAGGTAAACGGAAAAAGCAACTAA
- the msrA gene encoding peptide-methionine (S)-S-oxide reductase MsrA: protein MTVYSKQSIPSIEEALPGRKEPVSLSGRHFVHSRPILAPFPDNCEVIYFGMGCFWGAERLFWKSSGVWTTAVGYSGGHTPNPSYEEVCSGGTGHAEVVLVVFDPALISAQTLLKLFWESHDPTQGMRQGNDIGTQYRSVIYTTTDEQYYLAEAAKVAFQVAFQSAMIRAGKGVDTVNSAVTTEVRSAPDFYYAEEYHQQYLAKHVNGYCGLGGAGVCLPTELPVSDRVKVSY, encoded by the coding sequence ATGACCGTTTACAGCAAGCAGAGTATTCCTTCTATCGAAGAGGCACTGCCCGGCCGGAAAGAGCCGGTTTCCCTGAGTGGACGACACTTTGTACATAGTCGCCCTATTCTGGCGCCTTTTCCGGACAATTGTGAAGTCATTTATTTTGGCATGGGGTGTTTCTGGGGGGCAGAGCGACTGTTCTGGAAATCGTCAGGTGTTTGGACAACCGCCGTCGGTTATTCGGGAGGGCATACGCCAAACCCTTCTTATGAAGAGGTCTGCTCCGGTGGAACAGGGCATGCCGAAGTAGTGCTGGTGGTGTTTGATCCGGCACTGATTTCTGCGCAGACATTATTGAAGCTGTTCTGGGAGTCTCATGATCCAACCCAGGGTATGCGTCAGGGCAATGATATTGGCACGCAGTATCGTTCGGTGATTTATACAACCACTGATGAACAATATTATCTGGCTGAAGCAGCAAAGGTAGCTTTTCAGGTAGCTTTTCAGTCAGCAATGATTCGTGCAGGAAAAGGCGTTGATACTGTAAATAGTGCAGTGACTACGGAAGTTCGTTCAGCCCCTGACTTCTATTACGCTGAAGAGTATCACCAGCAGTATCTGGCCAAACACGTAAATGGTTATTGTGGCCTTGGGGGAGCCGGTGTTTGTTTACCGACTGAGCTGCCAGTATCTGATAGGGTGAAAGTCTCATACTGA
- a CDS encoding M23 family metallopeptidase, giving the protein MLTLLMVFCSLQVFASDTGRLSSRLKPGGFYVGVVKSGTEVHYKGRQVRVSDDGQFIIGFGRDAELQQSFKLLHNDGRSEKVSLALKSREYDIQHIDGVARKYVQPAPDVLHRIRTEAKRVGQSRQFDTPADDFFSGFTQPARGRITGIYGSQRYFNGEPRRPHYGIDFAAPTGHPVVSAADGIVRLAHEDLYFSGGTIIIDHGFGISSSYLHLSAIDVKEGETVERGQLIGKIGATGRVTGPHLDWRINWFDVRLDPALMMQ; this is encoded by the coding sequence GTGCTAACTCTACTGATGGTTTTCTGCTCGCTTCAGGTCTTTGCCAGCGACACTGGTCGCCTCAGTTCGAGACTTAAACCGGGTGGCTTTTATGTTGGGGTTGTTAAAAGTGGAACTGAAGTACATTACAAGGGCAGGCAGGTTCGTGTGTCGGATGACGGGCAGTTTATTATCGGCTTTGGCAGGGATGCTGAACTACAGCAGTCTTTTAAACTGTTGCATAACGATGGTCGCTCGGAGAAAGTCAGCCTTGCCTTAAAATCCCGTGAATATGATATACAGCATATTGATGGTGTCGCTCGAAAATACGTTCAGCCGGCTCCGGATGTTTTGCACCGTATACGCACTGAGGCAAAGCGTGTGGGACAATCCCGGCAGTTTGATACACCGGCTGATGATTTCTTTTCCGGGTTTACGCAGCCAGCCAGAGGGCGGATTACCGGAATCTATGGCAGTCAACGTTACTTTAATGGAGAGCCCCGCAGGCCTCACTATGGTATCGACTTTGCCGCCCCCACTGGGCACCCCGTTGTTTCAGCAGCAGACGGCATTGTCAGACTGGCCCATGAGGATCTTTATTTTTCAGGTGGTACCATCATTATTGATCACGGGTTTGGTATTTCCAGCAGTTATCTGCATTTAAGTGCTATTGATGTTAAAGAAGGGGAAACCGTTGAGCGAGGTCAGCTGATTGGCAAAATAGGTGCGACGGGTCGTGTAACAGGTCCGCACCTTGACTGGCGTATAAACTGGTTCGACGTCCGGCTTGATCCGGCCCTGATGATGCAGTGA
- a CDS encoding TolC family outer membrane protein — MAETPEYCLDYDKNPAFANIRHSEETRIRLIDIQPDIRFMAKRFGTTLPSFDDSEEHASMKILRASAPALLVAAALQGSGAHAVSLEEAITQTLVSNPQAQASYNRYQASQETVKAARGGYLPTLDWKAGIGHERLDNPITEKAGTKDKDFRPKENALTLNQNLFDGLSTTNEYRKTKELQHGRKEQLRTKAESLALEVADVYLKLLENRRQVTLSKNNLASHERIYKLIQQRSDQGVANQSDLYQIEGRLARARANLISARNNLEDSETQYLRLVNQAADDLIMPHLDEQTLPTDLEQALTIALQDHPAIHSSNYDLSASQYGYDQTRSAFLPTVDLSLSQRWDKDINGLKGRHEDTMAMLTMKYNLFHGGSDSARRQEAAYRVEESRAMQQDTQRMIKETLRIAWAAMENLSAEEPYLKKHMDSSAQTVKAYQKQFELGKRTLLDLLDSENENFQAQRAYTTAIHRSLFARYRVLNGLGHLMQQLNIGLPSNWQIVDS; from the coding sequence ATGGCCGAGACACCTGAATACTGCCTCGACTATGACAAAAACCCGGCTTTCGCAAACATACGCCATAGTGAAGAGACCCGGATAAGGCTTATTGACATACAGCCAGACATCCGGTTTATGGCAAAGAGATTCGGAACCACTTTACCAAGCTTTGATGATTCAGAGGAACACGCCTCCATGAAAATACTTCGTGCTTCAGCCCCTGCCTTGTTGGTCGCTGCTGCCCTTCAGGGCTCAGGTGCCCATGCGGTATCACTGGAGGAAGCGATAACACAAACCCTGGTAAGCAACCCACAGGCACAAGCCTCCTATAATCGCTATCAGGCCAGTCAGGAAACCGTCAAGGCAGCCCGTGGTGGCTATCTGCCCACATTAGACTGGAAAGCCGGAATTGGTCACGAACGTCTCGATAATCCAATAACTGAAAAAGCAGGCACCAAAGATAAAGACTTCAGGCCCAAAGAGAATGCCCTTACCCTGAATCAGAACCTGTTTGATGGTTTGTCCACCACCAATGAATACCGCAAAACCAAAGAGCTGCAACACGGTCGCAAAGAACAGTTACGCACAAAAGCTGAAAGCCTTGCTCTGGAAGTCGCCGACGTCTATCTGAAACTACTGGAGAACCGTCGTCAGGTGACACTGTCCAAAAACAATCTTGCGTCCCATGAACGCATTTACAAGCTGATCCAGCAGCGCTCCGACCAGGGCGTTGCAAACCAGTCAGATCTGTACCAGATTGAAGGCCGTCTGGCGCGTGCCCGTGCCAACCTGATCAGTGCCCGCAATAACCTTGAAGATTCTGAAACCCAGTACCTTCGACTGGTCAATCAGGCTGCCGATGATCTGATTATGCCCCATCTTGATGAACAGACACTTCCGACGGATCTGGAACAGGCTCTGACGATTGCTCTTCAGGATCATCCGGCCATCCATTCCAGCAATTACGACCTGAGCGCCTCTCAATATGGCTATGACCAGACACGCAGTGCTTTCCTGCCCACGGTTGATCTGTCACTGAGCCAACGCTGGGACAAAGACATCAATGGTTTGAAAGGTCGCCATGAAGACACCATGGCCATGCTGACCATGAAGTACAACCTGTTCCACGGTGGCTCTGACAGTGCCCGCCGTCAGGAAGCAGCCTATAGAGTTGAAGAAAGCCGAGCCATGCAGCAAGACACTCAGCGCATGATCAAGGAAACCCTGAGAATTGCTTGGGCTGCAATGGAAAACCTGAGTGCAGAAGAGCCCTACCTGAAAAAGCATATGGACTCCAGCGCCCAGACGGTGAAGGCCTACCAGAAACAGTTCGAGCTGGGCAAACGTACCCTGCTTGACCTGCTCGACAGCGAGAATGAAAATTTTCAGGCTCAGCGCGCCTATACCACCGCCATTCATCGCAGCCTGTTTGCCCGCTACCGCGTATTAAATGGTCTGGGGCATCTTATGCAGCAACTGAATATCGGCCTGCCTTCCAACTGGCAAATAGTGGACAGCTGA
- the hemG gene encoding menaquinone-dependent protoporphyrinogen IX dehydrogenase: MLKLALLYQTREGQTVKILNAVKAKMEASGFRTILFDVRDPLLSTHLNSFDAFVLGCSIRYGHHHREFCEFVEKYSQLLNDKPSFFFSVNLTARKPERCQPDNNRYLQKYLARTQWKPDLVDVFAGALQYSRYDLFNRLAIQLIMKLTGGSTDTSKDIEYTDWGRVDEFCDNVISCLASDAQEKPEHAIQTIEASA; the protein is encoded by the coding sequence ATGTTAAAACTTGCCTTGCTGTACCAAACTCGTGAAGGGCAGACCGTCAAGATTCTCAATGCGGTCAAAGCAAAGATGGAAGCCAGTGGTTTTCGGACGATACTGTTTGATGTTCGGGACCCATTACTGAGTACCCATTTAAATAGCTTTGATGCGTTTGTTCTGGGCTGCTCTATCCGTTATGGACATCACCACAGAGAGTTTTGTGAGTTTGTTGAGAAATACAGTCAGCTCCTGAATGACAAACCCAGCTTTTTCTTTTCCGTTAATTTAACGGCCAGAAAACCAGAGCGGTGCCAACCTGATAATAATCGCTACCTGCAAAAATACCTCGCCAGAACCCAGTGGAAACCGGATCTTGTGGATGTGTTTGCCGGTGCTTTGCAGTATTCCCGTTATGATCTGTTTAACCGGCTGGCTATTCAGCTGATTATGAAACTAACGGGCGGGAGTACGGATACTTCGAAGGATATCGAGTATACCGACTGGGGGAGGGTTGATGAATTTTGTGACAACGTAATATCTTGTCTGGCGAGTGATGCTCAGGAGAAACCTGAGCATGCTATCCAAACTATAGAAGCCTCTGCATGA
- a CDS encoding DUF1338 domain-containing protein, whose amino-acid sequence MSQTIYQTILADLISPLWTAYCQRVPQALRIHQLLEGHNKRVVHDHIGLRTLNFPWSSSSALGEKLGQYGYCIRDRASDPEQHLEYFWFHHPAPEVPAILITELDIEALTKSSQMILRELASTTCHSTLWSLNQTPACKPALQPFEALLSESEIAAWFSLFGTSAHYFSVSVNQLDRQNDMSKLIKLLLEEGFTLDSQDRLIRKSDQTLLAQAITLPDQLEVNLGDQEKVRVSTGCYHFTLRSKSPSGKLYKKFFSSTAFSGTQCD is encoded by the coding sequence TTGAGCCAGACGATTTACCAAACCATTCTTGCCGACCTGATAAGCCCGTTATGGACCGCTTATTGCCAGCGGGTTCCCCAGGCACTGAGGATTCACCAGCTGCTAGAAGGCCATAACAAACGGGTGGTACACGACCACATCGGCTTGCGAACCCTTAATTTCCCCTGGTCATCAAGCTCCGCTCTCGGAGAAAAGCTGGGACAATATGGCTATTGCATTCGGGATCGGGCCAGCGACCCTGAGCAACATCTTGAATATTTCTGGTTTCACCATCCGGCCCCGGAAGTTCCGGCTATTCTGATCACCGAACTGGATATTGAAGCTTTAACAAAGTCTTCCCAAATGATACTCAGGGAGCTCGCCAGTACCACCTGCCACTCAACGTTATGGAGCCTGAACCAGACTCCTGCCTGCAAACCTGCCTTACAACCATTCGAAGCCCTGTTGTCAGAAAGTGAAATCGCTGCATGGTTCAGTTTATTTGGTACTTCCGCTCATTATTTTTCTGTAAGTGTCAATCAACTGGACCGGCAGAATGACATGTCAAAGCTGATCAAACTGCTACTGGAAGAAGGCTTTACTCTTGATAGCCAGGACAGGTTAATCAGGAAGTCTGACCAGACGCTGCTCGCACAGGCCATTACTCTGCCAGACCAGCTGGAAGTCAACTTGGGAGATCAGGAAAAAGTCAGAGTATCAACCGGTTGCTACCATTTCACATTGCGTTCAAAAAGCCCGTCCGGAAAGCTCTATAAAAAATTTTTTTCCAGTACGGCCTTTTCCGGCACTCAATGCGATTAG
- a CDS encoding glycosyltransferase family 87 protein, whose translation MPPDNFLKNTTTFEKLGLFLWLLALILIFAKVVLEPGSHSVVDSYLLGGQRWVDRVALYSGPGGFIYTPLFALLFTPFLHISEAMTDLLWRLFIIFLYLYSLIALIRMISDAPAKTMGKWLGMMSIIAVPIAFSGFRNGQVNVILTAVMVLVVCQIAEKRWNSAAILLALVMSLKPTFIVFFLLTTTLFRPLWLRVPVLLLFFLALPMLFGGWQYGWQQYINFIEMAQSAMHHGVHNQNFASLFNVFQVFGVFISDHSQHLIKVILAGATWLLCWFAIRQFDTKTALLYLLTFASCYHLMFNPRSVNTDYIILGTVLALWFTCAIYLWNNKRLALAVGLISLGVLEAFDLSRTLVPGSTSWVNPLMGLLFSILVIWQLFQKRTFVKQTSAHQPLPDQPITRLEKRSQLE comes from the coding sequence ATGCCGCCCGATAATTTCCTGAAAAACACAACCACTTTTGAAAAGCTGGGGCTCTTTCTGTGGCTGCTGGCGCTTATTCTGATCTTTGCCAAAGTTGTACTGGAGCCCGGCAGTCATTCAGTTGTTGACAGTTACCTGCTGGGCGGACAACGCTGGGTTGACCGGGTTGCCCTTTATAGCGGTCCCGGTGGCTTTATCTACACTCCTTTGTTTGCCCTGCTGTTTACACCTTTTCTCCACATTTCCGAAGCCATGACCGACTTACTCTGGCGACTGTTTATAATATTTCTCTACCTCTATTCCCTGATTGCCCTGATCAGAATGATCAGTGATGCTCCTGCAAAAACCATGGGTAAATGGCTTGGCATGATGAGCATTATCGCCGTTCCCATTGCATTTTCCGGCTTTCGCAACGGGCAGGTCAATGTCATCCTCACGGCCGTTATGGTTCTGGTCGTCTGCCAGATCGCCGAAAAACGCTGGAACAGTGCCGCTATTCTGCTGGCACTGGTTATGAGCCTGAAGCCCACCTTTATTGTCTTCTTCTTGCTCACTACGACACTGTTTCGTCCATTATGGCTCAGGGTTCCAGTGCTACTGTTGTTTTTTCTGGCTCTTCCCATGCTCTTTGGTGGCTGGCAATATGGCTGGCAGCAATACATCAATTTTATCGAGATGGCTCAGTCCGCCATGCATCATGGCGTCCACAACCAGAACTTTGCCAGTCTGTTCAACGTGTTCCAGGTCTTCGGCGTCTTCATCTCTGACCATTCGCAACACCTGATTAAAGTGATACTGGCCGGTGCTACATGGCTCCTGTGCTGGTTTGCCATTCGTCAGTTTGATACAAAAACCGCCCTGCTTTACCTTCTCACATTCGCTTCCTGCTACCACCTGATGTTTAACCCCAGAAGTGTAAATACCGACTACATTATTCTTGGCACTGTACTCGCGCTCTGGTTTACCTGCGCCATCTACCTCTGGAACAACAAGCGTCTGGCTCTGGCAGTCGGACTTATTTCTCTGGGAGTACTGGAAGCGTTTGACCTGTCAAGGACACTGGTACCGGGAAGTACCAGCTGGGTTAATCCACTGATGGGTTTATTGTTTTCGATTCTGGTGATCTGGCAACTCTTTCAAAAACGGACGTTCGTTAAACAAACGTCCGCTCACCAACCGTTGCCAGACCAGCCCATTACCAGGCTAGAAAAGCGTTCTCAATTAGAATAA